From Methanobrevibacter millerae, one genomic window encodes:
- the thpR gene encoding RNA 2',3'-cyclic phosphodiesterase: MSQIRAFLAIDLDDDLKPKINKVMREFKKIDAHIKYVDLQNLHFTLKFFGDIDTEGIDLIASKVEKVINDFDSFNIKIKGCGAFPNKNRIKVIWVGLDEDEILKDLHDKLDNEFNEIGFDLDRKFSSHLTIGRMKSAKGKDKVKKTIEEYADVDIGTMKVNAITLKKSTLTPSGPIYEDLIEFRL, translated from the coding sequence ATGTCACAAATCAGAGCATTTCTAGCAATCGACCTGGACGATGACTTAAAGCCTAAAATCAATAAGGTAATGCGTGAATTTAAAAAAATCGACGCCCATATCAAGTACGTTGATTTGCAGAACCTTCATTTCACCCTTAAGTTCTTTGGAGACATCGACACAGAAGGCATAGATTTGATAGCTTCAAAGGTTGAAAAGGTAATTAATGACTTTGATTCATTTAATATAAAGATTAAGGGCTGCGGGGCGTTCCCGAACAAAAATCGCATTAAAGTGATTTGGGTAGGCCTCGATGAGGATGAAATCCTTAAGGATCTGCATGACAAGCTTGATAACGAGTTCAATGAGATAGGCTTTGATTTGGACAGAAAATTCTCATCACACCTCACCATAGGCCGGATGAAATCAGCTAAAGGCAAGGATAAGGTCAAAAAGACCATTGAAGAGTATGCCGACGTTGATATTGGTACTATGAAAGTCAATGCCATCACGCTAAAGAAAAGCACATTAACTCCAAGCGGCCCGATTTATGAAGATTTAATTGAATTCAGGCTATGA
- a CDS encoding 3-dehydroquinate synthase II — MQNKFAWIMTPDLPWDDRKEMITTALESGISYVLDLEYSDKIRKLGNVNIVSNDDEADIYLVGINGEGDGSVDLSENLSDSKDLALSKKAKGEGKIVCAYIKITDKLHEQLAVKIGPIVDYIILVSTDWTVIPLENIIADLQKVDVNIIAAVSDEEGAKLALETLEHGTDGVIFEANDFAQIKSIAKEVDDASKEKYELKVATVTNVKPLGSGDRVCVDTTDMMQPGEGMLIGSYSKSMFLVHSESLESEYVASRPFRVNAGPVQAYVMVPGNKTRYLSELVAGDEVLIVNTEGETRTAYVGRSKIERRPLILIEAEYEGKIIRTLLQNAETIRIVDENNEPLSVADVKPGDKVKVYIEKSARHFGIAIDETIIEQ, encoded by the coding sequence ATGCAAAACAAATTCGCTTGGATAATGACTCCCGACCTCCCGTGGGACGACAGAAAAGAGATGATAACGACAGCTCTTGAATCCGGAATCAGCTATGTCCTTGATTTGGAGTATTCCGATAAAATCAGGAAACTGGGAAACGTAAACATCGTTTCAAATGATGATGAAGCGGACATTTATCTGGTCGGAATCAACGGCGAAGGTGACGGGTCAGTCGATTTAAGTGAAAACTTATCCGACTCCAAGGATTTGGCTCTCTCAAAAAAGGCAAAAGGCGAAGGAAAAATCGTTTGCGCATACATTAAAATAACAGACAAATTACACGAACAGCTGGCAGTAAAAATAGGACCAATCGTTGATTATATCATATTAGTCAGCACGGACTGGACAGTAATTCCTTTAGAAAACATCATTGCAGATTTGCAAAAGGTAGACGTTAATATAATAGCCGCCGTAAGCGATGAAGAAGGCGCAAAACTGGCATTGGAAACTCTGGAGCACGGAACCGACGGAGTAATATTTGAAGCCAACGATTTTGCACAGATAAAATCAATAGCGAAAGAAGTGGATGACGCATCAAAGGAAAAATACGAATTAAAAGTAGCTACAGTAACCAACGTCAAGCCTTTGGGCTCAGGCGACAGGGTATGCGTCGACACGACAGACATGATGCAGCCGGGCGAAGGAATGCTAATCGGTTCATACTCAAAATCAATGTTTCTGGTTCACTCAGAATCTTTAGAAAGCGAATACGTGGCTTCAAGACCTTTCAGGGTTAACGCAGGACCCGTACAGGCATACGTCATGGTTCCCGGAAACAAGACAAGATACTTATCCGAGCTTGTTGCCGGAGACGAAGTATTAATCGTTAATACCGAAGGGGAAACCCGTACGGCATATGTCGGAAGAAGCAAAATCGAGAGAAGGCCATTGATATTGATTGAAGCTGAATACGAAGGAAAGATTATCAGAACATTACTTCAAAACGCAGAAACGATAAGAATTGTTGATGAAAATAACGAACCCTTATCCGTTGCCGATGTCAAGCCTGGAGATAAGGTAAAGGTATACATAGAAAAAAGCGCAAGGCACTTCGGCATAGCCATTGACGAAACGATAATTGAACAGTGA
- a CDS encoding 2-amino-3,7-dideoxy-D-threo-hept-6-ulosonate synthase, whose protein sequence is MMIGKKIRLERIFNRNTGRTVIAPMDHGVSSGPIKGIVNIDDTVEEISQGGADAILMHKGIVQRGHRGYGKDIGLIVHLSASTSLAPDPNNKVTVTSVEKAIQLGADAVSVHVNLGSETESQMLQELGEIAETCDYWGIPLLAMMYPRGQKVENEMDVEFVKHAARVGSELGVDIVKTNYTGDSDSFKEVVEGALVPVVIAGGPKVDTDEELLTMVKDSLSVGGAGVAFGRNLFQAENPGKITRAISEVVHNDLEVEEALKFL, encoded by the coding sequence ATAATGATTGGTAAAAAGATTCGTTTAGAAAGGATTTTTAATAGGAATACTGGCAGAACTGTTATTGCACCTATGGATCATGGTGTTTCCAGCGGACCTATTAAAGGAATAGTCAATATTGACGATACTGTTGAAGAAATCTCCCAGGGCGGAGCAGATGCAATTTTAATGCACAAAGGAATTGTTCAAAGAGGCCACAGGGGATACGGTAAGGATATCGGTCTTATCGTACACTTGTCAGCAAGTACTTCCCTTGCACCGGACCCAAACAATAAGGTAACCGTAACCTCAGTCGAAAAGGCAATCCAATTGGGTGCTGACGCCGTTTCAGTCCACGTTAACCTCGGAAGCGAAACCGAAAGTCAAATGCTTCAGGAACTTGGAGAAATCGCTGAAACCTGTGACTACTGGGGAATTCCGCTTTTAGCAATGATGTATCCTCGCGGTCAGAAGGTTGAAAACGAAATGGACGTTGAATTCGTAAAGCATGCTGCACGTGTAGGTTCAGAACTGGGCGTTGACATCGTAAAAACAAACTACACAGGAGATTCTGACTCATTCAAGGAAGTAGTTGAAGGAGCCCTTGTTCCTGTAGTCATCGCAGGAGGACCTAAAGTGGATACTGATGAGGAATTATTGACCATGGTAAAGGATTCATTAAGTGTCGGCGGTGCAGGAGTTGCATTCGGACGTAACCTCTTCCAGGCTGAAAACCCTGGTAAAATCACAAGAGCTATTTCAGAAGTAGTCCACAATGATTTGGAAGTAGAAGAAGCTTTAAAATTCCTCTAA
- a CDS encoding pantoate kinase, protein MRISHFTPAHITGFFSIENNPDPLINGSCGAGFLLDKGVESTVRDSSEFKINVNRGSDIVINEVLKHFDADKSFEIIQDIQVPIGAGFGTSAASALSLAIALNEFLDFNHSYIECGQIAHKVDIALGGGLGDVIAQTGSGIVLRTSPGAPGIGKIESFDDEFFIATKTFGEISTASVITNPEHKKLISSNGRECLSKFKRNPSVDNFLRLSLEFSQNTKLMSDEVKNLVDYLNSSSDISGASMAMLGNTAFAFADNESSFKDLKIEGLDIYKLYTRDKL, encoded by the coding sequence ATGAGAATTTCACATTTCACGCCGGCACACATCACGGGATTTTTCAGCATTGAAAACAATCCAGACCCTTTGATAAACGGTTCGTGCGGTGCAGGATTCCTGCTTGATAAGGGAGTTGAAAGCACAGTAAGGGACTCCAGTGAGTTTAAAATCAATGTCAATCGGGGAAGCGACATTGTAATCAACGAGGTATTGAAACACTTTGACGCTGATAAATCGTTTGAAATAATTCAGGACATTCAGGTGCCTATTGGTGCCGGATTTGGAACGTCAGCGGCTTCCGCCTTGAGTTTAGCCATTGCGCTTAATGAATTTCTTGATTTCAATCATTCTTATATTGAATGTGGCCAGATTGCCCATAAGGTTGATATTGCCCTCGGCGGAGGATTGGGTGACGTTATAGCCCAGACCGGTAGCGGCATTGTTTTAAGAACTAGTCCTGGCGCTCCTGGAATCGGTAAAATCGAATCCTTTGATGATGAATTCTTTATAGCTACTAAAACATTCGGTGAAATCAGTACTGCATCCGTCATCACTAATCCTGAACATAAAAAATTGATTTCATCAAACGGACGTGAATGCTTAAGCAAATTTAAAAGGAATCCTTCTGTCGATAACTTTCTAAGGCTTTCTCTTGAATTTTCTCAAAATACGAAGTTAATGAGCGATGAAGTCAAAAATCTTGTTGATTATCTTAATTCTTCAAGTGATATTTCAGGCGCTTCAATGGCAATGCTTGGAAATACCGCATTCGCCTTTGCAGATAATGAAAGCTCATTCAAGGATTTGAAGATTGAAGGCCTTGATATATATAAACTCTACACAAGGGATAAGTTATGA
- a CDS encoding flavodoxin, with product MSKSLIIYFSHAGENYFGGELKVIEKGNTEVIAELIQKATDADIFKVEPLNDYPSEYAKCIEVAQKEQNDDARPELKEELMDISGYDTLFIGFPNWWGTLPMPMWTQLEKLDFAAKTVKPFVTHEGSGFGSSQRDLKNLCEGAEIKKGLSIQGSKVHGAESIVNKWIQD from the coding sequence ATGTCAAAAAGTCTAATTATTTATTTCTCCCATGCCGGTGAAAACTACTTCGGCGGCGAGCTTAAGGTAATCGAAAAGGGAAACACTGAAGTAATAGCTGAATTAATTCAAAAAGCGACTGATGCGGATATCTTTAAGGTGGAACCGTTAAACGATTATCCTTCCGAATACGCCAAATGTATTGAAGTGGCCCAAAAGGAACAGAACGACGATGCGCGCCCGGAACTCAAGGAAGAATTAATGGATATCAGCGGATACGATACGCTTTTCATAGGTTTTCCAAACTGGTGGGGAACCCTGCCGATGCCTATGTGGACGCAGCTTGAAAAGCTTGATTTTGCCGCAAAAACAGTCAAGCCTTTCGTAACCCATGAAGGATCCGGCTTCGGCTCATCACAAAGGGATTTAAAAAATCTCTGTGAAGGTGCCGAAATTAAAAAAGGCCTTTCCATACAGGGCTCTAAAGTTCATGGTGCCGAATCAATTGTAAACAAATGGATTCAGGATTAA
- a CDS encoding nicotinate phosphoribosyltransferase → MIENNICLFTDSYKITHHYFYPKGTKKIYSYLESRVGAEFNKTIFYGLQYIIKKYLEGKVVTQEKIDEADRLMEAHLGGGIFNREGWQYILDEFGGKLPVEIRAVPEGTPVDVSNVLMTVENTDDKCYWLPNYLESLLLQVWYPSTVATLSAEVRKLANFYLDVTGSPKDNLAFMLHDFGYRGATSTESAMLCGSAHLLSFSGTDTIPALTIPENYYNDSDVYGFSVQATEHSVMTSLGPDGEIEQTLNVINNAKDGILSLVIDSYNYRNFLKQASSEGYELNEAILSFLETEGNKVVFRPDSGEPVSTTIDCLNILESGFGSCTTEKGYKMFDANIGLLWGDGLNYHKIRDILFAMKSNGWAASNIIFGMGGGLHSSVNRDTQRNAFKCSAQLRDDEWHDIFKNPLDSSKKSKTGRFKLVKDGESFKTIPIDADGDDVLQPVFRDGELLIDEKFSKIKSRAENYSNYSP, encoded by the coding sequence ATGATAGAAAATAATATCTGTTTGTTTACTGACTCCTATAAAATAACTCATCACTATTTCTATCCAAAGGGAACGAAAAAGATTTATTCCTATTTGGAAAGCAGAGTTGGTGCTGAATTTAACAAAACTATATTTTACGGGTTGCAGTACATAATTAAAAAGTATCTGGAAGGTAAAGTAGTAACTCAAGAGAAAATCGATGAAGCTGACAGGTTAATGGAAGCTCATCTTGGAGGAGGCATCTTCAACCGTGAAGGATGGCAGTACATTCTGGATGAATTCGGCGGAAAGCTGCCTGTTGAAATCAGGGCGGTTCCCGAAGGCACTCCAGTTGATGTCTCAAACGTATTAATGACAGTTGAAAACACTGACGATAAGTGTTACTGGTTACCGAATTATCTTGAATCATTATTGCTGCAGGTATGGTATCCTTCAACGGTTGCCACCTTATCTGCAGAAGTCAGAAAGCTCGCCAACTTTTATTTGGACGTGACGGGCTCTCCTAAGGATAATCTGGCATTTATGCTTCATGATTTCGGCTACAGAGGCGCAACTTCAACCGAATCAGCTATGCTTTGTGGATCTGCACACCTTTTAAGCTTTTCAGGTACCGACACCATTCCTGCCCTGACGATTCCTGAAAACTACTACAATGACTCAGACGTTTACGGATTTTCCGTTCAGGCAACCGAGCACAGCGTAATGACGTCCCTAGGTCCTGACGGGGAAATCGAACAGACCTTAAACGTTATTAACAATGCAAAGGACGGCATTTTATCTTTAGTAATTGACAGCTATAATTACAGGAACTTTTTAAAGCAGGCCTCAAGTGAAGGTTATGAGCTCAATGAAGCCATTTTAAGCTTTCTTGAAACTGAAGGAAACAAGGTTGTCTTCAGGCCGGACAGCGGAGAGCCTGTATCAACGACAATCGACTGTTTGAATATTCTTGAAAGCGGCTTTGGAAGCTGCACTACCGAAAAGGGCTATAAGATGTTCGATGCCAATATCGGCCTTTTGTGGGGTGACGGCCTTAATTATCACAAAATCAGGGATATTCTCTTTGCAATGAAATCCAACGGATGGGCGGCATCCAATATCATCTTCGGAATGGGCGGAGGGCTTCACAGCTCCGTCAACCGTGATACGCAGAGAAACGCATTCAAGTGTTCTGCTCAGCTGAGAGATGATGAATGGCACGATATCTTTAAAAATCCATTGGACTCCAGTAAAAAATCAAAAACGGGAAGATTTAAACTTGTTAAAGATGGGGAAAGCTTCAAGACAATTCCTATTGATGCTGACGGTGATGACGTCCTTCAGCCGGTCTTCAGGGACGGTGAACTGCTGATTGATGAAAAGTTCAGCAAAATCAAATCAAGGGCTGAAAACTATTCAAATTATTCCCCTTAA
- the rbr gene encoding rubrerythrin, with the protein MPKELKGTKTEENLLTALKGESLARVKYEFYASQAKKDGYVQLSEIFKETSDNEKEHAKVWFKLLHDGGVKDTLTNLGEAIVNENYEYSDMYVNFAREAREEGFDEIADLFELTADIEKAHEERYRIFVNNIEKNSVFKKSGEITWKCGNCGNLHVGKEAPEVCPMCDHPQSYYGKLDLSYV; encoded by the coding sequence ATGCCTAAAGAATTAAAGGGTACAAAAACCGAAGAAAATCTTTTAACGGCTCTCAAAGGTGAGTCACTAGCTCGCGTAAAATACGAATTCTATGCCAGCCAGGCAAAAAAGGATGGATATGTCCAATTGTCCGAAATATTCAAAGAGACTTCAGATAATGAAAAGGAACATGCTAAAGTATGGTTTAAGTTATTGCATGATGGCGGTGTCAAGGACACATTAACAAACCTTGGTGAAGCCATTGTCAACGAAAACTACGAATATTCAGACATGTATGTTAATTTTGCCCGTGAAGCCCGTGAAGAGGGATTTGACGAAATAGCCGATTTGTTTGAATTGACTGCAGACATTGAAAAGGCACACGAGGAGCGATACAGGATTTTTGTAAACAATATTGAGAAAAATAGCGTGTTTAAAAAATCCGGTGAAATCACCTGGAAATGCGGCAACTGCGGAAACCTCCATGTAGGCAAGGAGGCTCCCGAGGTATGTCCGATGTGTGATCACCCCCAGTCATATTATGGGAAATTAGATTTAAGTTATGTATAA
- a CDS encoding class I SAM-dependent methyltransferase, with product MIKLSYDVNDYRNQISDLINDGDCVIELGCHTGNTSKVILERDVTLIALDNSPEASCEMSKLDLTFINADVRLHETLSEVFKLTQKCDVLAIDLGGGYHPDTVFKVFYIWSSTFKPTHTIIRNRGLVEFHNSVAEVKGDYRSEEGFLDSYKDSGIPPQIKEFDLWTPMPKK from the coding sequence ATGATAAAGCTGAGCTATGACGTTAATGACTACAGAAATCAGATTTCAGATTTAATTAATGACGGTGACTGCGTAATCGAGCTTGGATGCCATACCGGAAACACCTCCAAAGTAATTCTTGAAAGGGACGTAACATTAATAGCCCTTGACAATTCACCGGAAGCATCATGTGAAATGTCAAAACTTGACTTAACCTTCATCAATGCCGATGTAAGGCTTCATGAAACCTTATCTGAAGTATTTAAATTAACCCAAAAGTGTGACGTTCTAGCCATTGATTTGGGGGGAGGATATCATCCCGATACCGTTTTCAAAGTATTTTACATATGGTCATCCACCTTCAAGCCTACACACACCATAATCAGAAACAGGGGCCTTGTTGAATTCCACAATTCAGTAGCCGAGGTAAAGGGCGATTACAGGTCCGAGGAAGGCTTTTTGGATTCATACAAGGACAGCGGCATTCCTCCTCAAATTAAGGAATTTGATTTATGGACTCCAATGCCTAAAAAATAG
- the cca gene encoding CCA tRNA nucleotidyltransferase — protein sequence MNSGYDFMDYKAILDEIKPTAEEEKKVREVSEKLLDFINDKCSQDNIDAEAVLVGSVAKGTYLRGKSDIDLFIAFPLSCDKSYLKDTGLDLAHECCRAFNVKPYHQFASHPYVTTEIENFKIDFVPCYRINDGSQIKSAVDRTILHTIFVQANLSDSQKDEVLLLKRFMDMTETYGSEFKVGGFAGYLCELLIIEYGTFENTLRQAADWQFGHVIDLKGYGTAKKFKDPLVCIDPTDKNRNVGAALRLDKFSQFIQSARNFLNSDKKDEYFYPLAKELDKDSVLNEFKDRKSNLIAIKFNIPQIPLDTLHPQLKKTSESFKRILNSNDFLVFQTGYWTDEIDTAIILIELAVFELNDIKVHHGPRVFFKEGCSNFIEKFGFENCYILDDYIVSNVKREFTTPEAFIRHLITPDYISLIKVGKNLNKPLLKSYEICDINDLANDDEFLAFLDDFLYPNQHIRR from the coding sequence TTGAATTCAGGCTATGATTTCATGGATTATAAAGCTATTTTAGATGAAATTAAACCCACAGCTGAAGAGGAAAAGAAAGTTAGGGAAGTTTCCGAGAAGCTTTTAGACTTTATTAATGACAAGTGCAGTCAGGATAATATCGACGCTGAAGCGGTTCTTGTGGGCTCAGTGGCCAAGGGAACCTACCTGCGGGGAAAATCAGACATTGATTTATTTATTGCATTTCCCCTATCCTGTGATAAAAGCTATTTGAAGGATACGGGACTTGATTTGGCTCATGAATGCTGCAGAGCCTTTAACGTAAAGCCCTACCATCAGTTCGCATCCCATCCATACGTTACAACAGAGATTGAAAACTTCAAGATAGACTTTGTTCCGTGTTACAGAATTAATGACGGAAGCCAGATTAAATCCGCCGTTGACAGGACAATCCTTCATACAATCTTTGTTCAGGCCAATTTAAGCGATTCGCAAAAGGATGAGGTCCTGCTTTTGAAAAGGTTCATGGACATGACCGAAACATACGGTTCAGAATTTAAAGTGGGGGGATTTGCAGGATATTTATGTGAACTGCTCATTATAGAATACGGAACTTTTGAAAATACCTTAAGGCAGGCTGCGGACTGGCAATTCGGCCACGTCATCGATTTGAAGGGTTACGGCACTGCCAAAAAGTTCAAAGATCCATTGGTCTGCATAGACCCGACCGATAAGAACCGCAATGTTGGCGCCGCATTGAGACTGGATAAGTTCTCACAGTTCATTCAGTCCGCAAGGAATTTCTTAAATTCCGATAAAAAAGATGAATATTTCTATCCTTTGGCTAAGGAATTGGATAAGGACAGTGTTTTAAATGAATTCAAGGATAGAAAAAGCAATCTTATTGCAATTAAATTCAACATTCCTCAGATTCCTCTTGATACCCTGCATCCTCAGCTTAAAAAGACATCTGAATCATTTAAAAGAATTTTAAACTCAAATGATTTTTTAGTTTTTCAGACAGGTTACTGGACAGACGAGATTGATACGGCCATAATACTTATAGAACTGGCTGTTTTCGAGCTTAATGACATTAAGGTTCATCACGGTCCGAGAGTATTCTTTAAGGAAGGCTGCAGCAACTTCATTGAAAAGTTCGGCTTTGAAAACTGTTATATTCTCGATGATTACATCGTTTCAAACGTCAAAAGGGAATTTACAACTCCTGAAGCCTTCATTCGCCATCTCATAACTCCCGATTACATTTCACTGATTAAGGTAGGAAAAAACTTGAACAAGCCATTGCTTAAAAGCTATGAAATCTGCGATATAAACGATTTGGCTAATGATGATGAGTTTTTAGCCTTTTTGGATGACTTCTTATATCCGAATCAGCATATCAGACGCTAG